The Sminthopsis crassicaudata isolate SCR6 chromosome 5, ASM4859323v1, whole genome shotgun sequence genome contains the following window.
CAAAGTTTTTTAGTCAGGTTGTTGCATCAAAAAGAGGCTATGCTTTAATTTTTTAGTCTATTATTTGGGAAACTTAAGTTGAAGAAGCAATTGTTTCATTAGGGTATTTGAATACCAGGGAACTCTAGTTTCTAATAAGAAATAACCTTGAGATTTTAGTAGAAATCTGAATAATGTCAGTTTTTGGCTGTTGGCCTTATAACTTTCTATCCAAGGTAAGTATTCTGTTTTGCATATTGTTAGACCAAAGCTAACTTCCAACAAAATAATAGTACTATCTGTGCTAGGTTTTTAAACTTCTCCCTGGGAAGCATTAGTAATTCCAGTATATAATCTTAAATAGGTTTAATCCTTCTTTACCACTATATACCTTGAATTGATGCACCATTTGTGAGCCAGTCAAAAATAGCAATTGTTCAGTTAGTTGATTTTGAGTAATTCTCCAATCTTGTCTAAGGAGTCATTATggccaattaaaaaaatttaagaatgagGAAGAATTTAATATTAACTTGCAGGGATGGCCATGGTCATCAGAGAAGACCCAGAGGAGTTTGTTCTGAGTCCTGCCAACCTAAACTTAAGTGAAGCATGCCAGATTTCCAAGATTCCTTTGGGATCTTGGAACTCTACTATTAAAGATGCAATTGATTTGGTTTGATGAAACTACAAACACATAAGCCTTTGAATTATGACTTGCTGAGCTCAAATTGTCAAGAGACCTCTGAATTTGTATTGGTGGAATTAGAGTGGAATTAGAAGAGAAACCAATATTAGCACAGCATCATTTGTGGCTATATAAATAATGTCTGCTTATCAATAATATTCTGTCTCCTGGGTAGAGTTTGCACTCTTAAGAGCTTggctatttaatttaaattatcccTTCAGAAGCTCTTTGTTTAATAAAGATTGAGAAACAATACTCCATATACCTTGATGGATACAAAAATTTGACTTAGCCAGGCAAAATAACACTGAAAAAATAACACTTGTTCATTCTTGTTTTTCCAGATTATAGATACAAAAAAGACGAGCTTTTCAAAAGGCTGAAAGTTACAACTTTTGCCCAGTTGGTGAGTTTAGTTGTCTCTTGTTGGATTTTAAAACCACTTACTTGTGTACAATGTCATGAAATGAACTTTCAcatttggaatctaatgcttgaTAGCTGGTTTCTTCCATTGATTCTTTACTCCATTGTTAGGAttgcattattttttcataatgtgtgtgtaattttatctttctttttggtATCTTGTAAGGTTATGCTTTTTTTTACCTGGAAAGTGGCCTTATTCCAGAATTTGagtttttcatctttcttgtATATTAGAGTTAATACTTAAAATCCAGGTCTCCAAATCAGCCAGACTTAAaacaatggtgtcaaactcataAGAACAGGGACCACTGATTTATATACATAGATCTCTGAGGGCTGCATATTAAATTAGTTTCAAAAATGTGTTGTTATCTATGTTTTAGTgtatcttcatttattttgtcaaataatttcaaattacatTCTAATCCAGTTTGGGTCATGCTGATTTGAGACATTTGTCTTGCCTGAAGTAAAAGGgaccagatgatctctgaaggcccttttctttgtttcccttgattttgtgaccatttttttttttgttcttaatgctatgttaaaataaaatttgccacGCTGAATAAGTCACTATGCCCCAACTCTTCAGCCTGCAAAATGAGGATGAATCAGTCTTCTAAATCAGAAAATAGGAATCATACATATATTCATTGTCCTCAGGCCCCCAAAATGTTGTGAGAATGAAAGCTAAATAGGAGAATAATattgtaataattatatttacGAAGTGCAATCTTGTCATGCCGTTGCAAATAATATTATGTTAGAGTCAAAATGCATAGGTTGACATAGTTTCAAAGTTGCTTATATGCTGCTTCCACAGAATTCCTTCCCTTGGTCTCTCAAGTTTACTGTGGAATGTTTGAGTTACACCAACAGGTCATTCATgaagtgccaggcattgtgctgggtcctaaagataaaaagataatgataaaaacaGATCCTACCTTTAAGAAGCTTATACTATAATGGGAAAACAGTATGtaaatatatgagtatataaaaatataggtaaatacaaggaaatcaggaaagatttcatgtaggAGGTGATGATCAAACTAAATCTTGAAATAGGGTCAGGATATAGCTTAAGAGgtaaagatggagaaggaagtgcATTATTCAGGCATAGGGTATGAATGATGGAGAAACCTCGGGAAAAGGTTTGGCGCTAGGGGAAGGTTGGGTGAAAAAAATCTAACTTATCTGGATCATAAAATATGTAaagggaagtgatgtgtgtgtatatcgAATCTTGAAAAAGTAGTTTGGAGCAaagttgtaaagtgctttaaattcGAAactgagaagtttatatttgaatcTTTAGGCAATAAAAAACCATGAAAGCTTATTGATCAGGATAATGGCATGGTCAGACCTATGCCTTCAGGGTTCATTCTAAGATAACCATTTGACTATAATAACTATCCAGAATCATCTCGAGCAACTAACACCGAGTTAGAGACTTAGGATTTGGTCTCAGCCTGAGGAtattgagaatatatatatatatatatatatatatatatatatatatatatatatatatatatatatatatatatattttttttttttttttttaacaaggataCTTTAATGTCAGTCTTTTCCCATCTCctcaaaaaagtaaatacaagatgGACTTAAaagtttcattcttctttttctactaGGTCATCCAAGTTGCTTCTTTGTCTGATCAAACATTAGAAGTGACAGCAGAAGAGATTCAAAGGCTagaaggtaaaaacaaacaaacaaacaatggtACTGGCTTATTAGGGCAACATTTGGCTGAAAAGCACTTATCCAGTGACCCCTGTTGTAATGATACTGTTAGGGATTCTGAGCCAGGACATGCTTGTTTATAATGGGAGCTCCtcttgacctttaaaaaaaaatactgaatagtTACTTAACAGTTCTTTTTAAATGCCTCTTAAAAATCTCTGAAACTTTGCacttttttgacattttaatcTTAGAATATTTAGCTgttattttgctcttttcttcctatttaagAAGATAGATATTTTTACCTTAGAATATTTAGATATATTCTAGATGTTTCTCTCCACTTAAGAACTAGATGTATTCTAGATGCTTTCTCTCCAATTaagaatacagatttttttttttggccttagaatatttagatatatttatattctaggatatcttttctccaaattttACCTTAGAATATTAAGATGTgttataaatcttttcttttcaattaagaatataaatttttaacatAAGAAGTCTTGTGCAAAACAAGATACTGAGCCATTGAACTGATAAAAAGATATAACTAAGAAATGGGTAAAAGATAATTGCATGCACTGAGTGCACATACTTAATGAGTTAATTTTATTAACTCCTTTCCAAAGAAAGGGTTTCTGCCATTTTTGGATATGGATTCAAAATGACAAGGGAGGGGAAACATGTTAAAGAGGAACATAAAATGGGCAGACCAGGAAGTGTGTTAATTTTGTCATCCCCAGCCAATGAGACtacttgggggaggggaaggaggtggggagtCCTTGTGTTTAGGATAGGAACTAAAAGGCTCATTCTTAATATCTATAAGGGAGGATCCCATGGATTTCAGATTTCTTGCAAGAAACTTAAATAAacaaacttcatttaaaaaaaaaataattggttttTACCTTAGAATATTTAGATATATTCTTGATGTTTTCTCTCAGTGAAGAGTAAAGAATAAAATCCATCATTTGTACCCTTAAAAGTGACCTCAGAGAATTAAAAGCTCTGCTTTGTGAGCTAGAGCAGCTATCCTACAGCTTTTTTATTGGTAGAGAGTGTTTAGTTGTTAAAAGACTGGTGTACAGTCCAGGAACTTGACTATAGAGTATAAAACAAGTTTCCCACGGAGCTAATAGAGAGCACCAGGTTTGTGCAACTGTAATTTCCCTGGGAAAAGCTAATGAGACTCTGAAGAAGGTAGGATATCCAAAGGAATAAGGACTGCTCTATAACTGAAGCCAGTGCTAAGGGAGTCTTCTCATGTGAGTAACTGCCAATCTTACCTCTGGTTATGTCAGCAAGCCCAACTTTGGTTCTAAATTCTTCATTAAATTATAAGAGCATAAAAGCCCTCTATTTCCTTTTAAGAAATAAAGGTATTTTGTGAAAAACTTTTTCAGATAAGTTAGGAAGCAGGATGCTATAATATGTGAGTAGTGTTTGGTGTTTCAGAAATACTAACTCTGGGAGGTGCCCCTGCAGGTCGTACCTGGCTGTGCTGACTCACCTTCATTCTTCTCCATAGATCATAATTCTGCCCTTCCCATTCCCAATGCTGACAACAAGACCAATGGGAAAGGCAGTCCTACTGAGAAGCCACCTACCCCCATCGAGTTGGTCGGCAATGCCGGGGCAGGAGAATCAAACCGCTCAACGCTGCAGAGGTATCCGCCCCTCCCCCACCGCTGCTCTGCTACCTTTGGCCAAAGCTTTCGGCATCCTGTGACTCCTGGGCCCCATCAGAACGGAAGTCGGGGGCAACCAGCGGCTCTTGGCCCATAAACTCCTCAGAGATGGTGTCTTGTGTGCCATATTCACTTCACACAGAGGAAGGCTCGGGTCCAAGACTTGTGTGTGCCTTTCATGCTAACGGCTTCTTGGCTTGAGGCTTGCTAGGGAGAGCCATGGAGGGCTCTGAAGTCGGGAAGACCTGAGTCCCAGCTCTGCCTCAGTTCCACCTccgtgagcctgagcaagtcactttccccTGTCAGCCTGGGTTTTCTCAGCTACAAAATGGATAGAGTAGAAACAGCATTTGCTTCACAAGATCAAAcgagatgatatttttaaagcactttgtacagtgcctgacacagtaggtgcttaatacatgcatttttcctccttcctttccttcctgttTGATATTGGTTACAAACGCCCCTATCAGTGGAATGATGCAAATTCTCCCGTTTTTAGATAAACGACAAGAATGCAGATTCCCACAACTGCATTCGTTGTATCATCTTATGATCTGTTAATGTAAGTCCCCATTTTCATCTGAGATGCTCTGGTGTAGTAGCAACCCTGGACTGAGGGCCCAAAGGACCTCAGGTCTAATCCTGGCACCatcacttcctagctatgtgaccttgaacttTTCCAAATTTGAAGTTTGATTCTGAACAGTTTGAATCTGAACTTCCTGCCCCATCTGCCAGTCTGACAAggtcattgaaaaaaatcacataagatAATGTGTGAAAAGACCATGAAGACTGAGCAGTGTTATTGTTTCTGGTGTTTCTGCTGCTGCCATGATAAATAATGATATTGACTTGAAGAAACCATTTGCCCTCAATTTTCTGAGTCCAGCTCCCTAAACACAATACCCCTCTGTCTTCATCAAGGAAATTATAATCCTTATCTTTTGTTCCAAAAGAAGTGAATTAGGAATTAGCCCTTGGTTGGAGCATCTAGTCATTAGATGCCACCAGTGAATCTAGTGCTGCTATGAGCATCGATCCTGCTATCTGCAGGATAGCAATACAATTCAGGGATATTGTCTTCCTGTGACATAGTGACTTTGTGACTTAGACCAAATGGAGACATCTTGAATTCTCATCCCAGTTCTTTTGGGATTCATAAGGACCTTTCATTCTAAGGTTTCAGTATaaatgtgatatttgtaaaactctttgtAATTCTTAACACACTTTGtaaatgctataattatttcTTTACTCTTATGGTGAAAAAGAAGTAGAGGAAAGAAAGCAAGTGTATATTAAGCATGTACTGTGTGCTAGGAACTAtgctttttgcaaatattacctcatttgatcctcacagcaacttaCAAGGTAAATTCagttttatgatctcattttatattttgaggAAATTTGAAGCAGACAGCTTCACACTTgttcagcatcacacagctaatatctgagCCAAAACTGGAACTCGGTCTCCCTGACTTGGGTCTTGTGCTCCACCCACTGAACCATCTTGCTgcctcttaaaaaaattttttgacagatATCGAGTACTTAAGTAAGATTTGGCTAGACCCccacttaaaaattttaagtaagctgtggttgttgtttttaatattcacagTACTTTAAAATGGTGCTTTCATGTGGTTTGTGAAGATAAGTATTCCTAACATTCCTGCAGATTTTAATCCCTGTGCGCCTTTTTAAGTGAGATTTCAGCAGTTGCTCTGGTGACCAACCTTTCATGATATGAAAGAGTGAGGCTGCTCTTCCCATAAGAATGACAAGCACGGAGCACACTCTTCATTACATTCAGCCCCTTTCCAGCCTCTACCAGAACTCTTGGGCTCCCCTGGCTAAGCCTTCCAGAACTGATGGTCACCTTTATATCCTGAGAGGCTTCATGGCAAGATCTTAGTAGAAGATGATgtcaaacaatataaaaattctcctatatttttatatttttaaaaatcttttccttcccttccaacTTCCCTCATTCATTccctgtttgctttttttccctgaCCCTCTTCAGAGTTCCATTGGATTAACtgttcccctttctttctctgaatgctgCCCTTGTTGCTGGTGGTAGCATGTGCCCTTCAGGGTCTGTTCCCTCCCATGCTGGTCGCAGACCATACATTCTTTGAAGGTAAGTGCTGCCACATAGATGCCCATTCTTTGTGGTGGTGAGAGGATGGGAATACAGATCTTCTGCTGCCGTGTCCTTTTCCCTCACCTGAGGTATTTAGCATTTGGGTCTTTCTCTCTGCTAAAGGAGTGCCTTTGAGACTTTAGCTGACAACTCCCTGATAGTCACTGgcctgttttttctcttttcagcgTCATCAGTGGTGTTGGAGAACTGGACCTAGACAAAGAGTCGCTGAAGAAAACAGAGCCCAGCTCTAAAGATAAACCTTATCCCGATTGTCCCTTCCTGCTGCTAGATGTCCGAGATAGAGATTCTTACAATCAGTGCCATATTGTTGGAGGTAGGAAAGAGAGTCTCACAGTGACGTGGTCCAAGGGACAGATCTGCTTTTAATGTTAGTCAGTTGTTAAGTCTTGAAATGTCCCTAACTCAGAACCTAAGAAAATCACATTGTGGGAAATTGCACATAAGGAAATTTATGATTCATTTTTCCATGTAGTCCAAAAAAAGGAACTCATGGGCAGagactgctttttattttttgaagattaGGCTACAGTTGGGGAAGTTTCAAAATTTGCTTATCATATCCCTTTTCCTAAAGCATTTTGAGTCCATTATTACCAATTTTGAGTaacattttttctgtttctcattttaattttaaattgactAGTAAGACAACTGGGTCCAATCTATGGTCATATAAATACTAACTTCCTacaccttttctcctttttattacaGCTTACAGTTATCCAATTGCCACCTTGTCTAGAACCATGAACCCTTATTCAAATGATATTCTTGAGTATGTATCCTTCAAAGCCTCTTTAAAGATTCAGGTGGTGCATCAAGTATTATAAGAAGTAATTGTTAACATCCAGCACTTGCTATGGGAGCTTGCTGGGGTTGCTATTGTATTGATCTAAAAATCTCAGGGTTTATTTTCTGCTTTTGACATTACTGGATCTTCACAAGATACTTTCAGATTTTACTGTACCaaacagaattattttttcctctctctagaTTGTGTTCAGGGCAAAATCAGGTGGAATTATCTGCTTTATTGACAGCCAACCCAGAATGCTTTTCTCAACAATTTCCCTCAATAAGGCAGAAACAAATGCTTTGAAGGATGAAACCAACTGCTGTGTTGACAGAGACTAACCTTTACAACctgttcttttcttcaaaaacaattttttttcctactccatAGACACTACCCTATTAAAATGTCATCTTGTTATGAGGAAGGATTGTTTAATTCTTCATACTTACATTGCCAAGGCACAGCATACCTAGCACTTAGCAGATGTTCAAtaataattgttgattgattagttgaTAAGATGAATTATAAAACTGAGATAAGGTTTTCCCAGAACCAGAAGTAAGTCCCAGGCATTAAGTGAAGATTGAACTGGATGCTAAGGTGGTAAACTTAATTCATTTGATAAATAGCGATGCAGCACTTCAGGAAAGGGTTGAGTCCTTAGTTCCTGGGCCAGCACTTGCTCAGGATGCATCTTGCCCAGTGGACTGTGAATGACAGAAATAGAGCTCCAACCATTGTCTTTAATTGTCTCCTTCCCCTGAATGATTGCCAGGACTCAGTAAATCAAATAACTGTAGTAAATGTGTCTTCAAAAGGAATAGGTTTTTCTGAAAAGGTCCTTGAATAGGCTTTCTagataaattatctattttgtttacaATGTCCAAATGTTAAACATTCCTTCAGTTGGTGAGTCATCCTCTCTGGTTTTGGGGGAGTGAGCTTAGTTAATATCCACTTAAAATTAAAGAATACTTATTAAAGGCTGTAAGAATCTTAACTAACCTGACTCTTAGAAAAATGCCCACGGCAAGATTATCATTCTCTATGACGATGATGAGAGGCTGGCCAGCCAAGCAGCTACCACCATGTGCGAACGAGGATTTGAGAACCTTTTCATgctctctggaggtgaataaaatgctatttatttttattttttgttttttcaatatcctgcaattttgctaaagttgttgtttctagtagttttaagttgattctctaggattgtCTATTcatgtaccatcatatcatgtaCAAAGAATAATAGCTTTGTTTCCTTGTTGTGTTTTGTTCTTATTGGGCCTGAAAACAATATCTGTATGTACCTCCATGAAAGccttcatatttcttttcctctagCCCTGAGAATTAAATTTTCTTATAAGTCTTATTGCTTTGGCTTTAAAACCCAATAAACAAGAAAATCGGGCCTTGGGAAGGGGAGATTAGAATTCCTCAGACTGCCAAAAAGAACTTATATTGCCTAGTGGTATTTTATTTGTTACTAAAACAGTTGAGAAAGACAGCAGATTTTAACACCTTAGCTTCTACTCTGTAATACACATAAAGGTTCTTTTAGGGATTGACATGATGCCCTAagatatcaatttcttttttaaatgatctttatCCAGGTCTAAAAGTCTTAGCTCAGAAATTCCCCGAGGGACTGATTACTGGGTCATTGCCACTGAACTGTCAGCAAACACCAAATCCTGGGTCTGTCCGAAAGCGATCTAGCACCAAAGTGCAGACTCTGTGTGCTGAGAATAAGTGGAGATTTACcccagaagatttaaaaaaaatagaatattatctgGAAGAAGAGCAAGTTCCTCTGGAAACTCCTGGTAAGACATATATGTGCCTATGATCCCATGTACACATGTAGCTGGGCTAGCaatgattttaagaaaaatccAAATCTTAGTCATTACCTTAATTTTCAACTAAGTCTTCAGATGGTTGTTTTCTAGAGTTCTTGGGGTTCTTTGCATTTTGCTCTGTGTGATGCCTCAGGATTGAATATGACTTCATCATGAAAAAAGCCTGGTTTCTCACAGAGCATGTAGCTTCTTGCAGTATTTGGGTGAGATGGGGGTCCCTGCCTGTCTGCCCAGAAACTTGGGTGCCTCTAGAAGTGGAGCAGGGGCCTGCCTCTTAAGTCCTGGTACCTGCTGGTAGGGGCCCTGGAGCGGCCTCCAGGCAGGCCTGAGTTGGATGGCCTCTTGATGTCTCCCTTTGGGGGAGGGGTTTAGTTTCATTTCAGTGCCCCCAAAGGCTCTTTGCGCAAATCCCCTACCTTTCCCTCTCTCAATCACAGAACTCCGATCCGTGGGTAAGGCCTCACTGGCCCAAGCCTAAGACCATGGTACACAGGAGCAGGCTTTCAGCTGGTgctctccttcttctttccagGCCGACTGAGCCGGGGCAACTCCTCCGTCCGGGATCTCAAGGTCCCTGGTGGCAGTTCCTCTGGAAGGGACATCAAGGCCACAGCTGTCCGCAGCAGCCAGAGCCTGCCTACCGGCAACCCCGCCAGCAGCCTGAACCCTCGCTCGTTTAGCAGTGGCAACCTTCAGAGCAAACCCTGGAAGTAAAGACCTTGTCAaataaattctctcccatttgtg
Protein-coding sequences here:
- the CEP41 gene encoding centrosomal protein of 41 kDa isoform X3 gives rise to the protein MTKYTEKLEEIKKNYRYKKDELFKRLKVTTFAQLVIQVASLSDQTLEVTAEEIQRLEDHNSALPIPNADNKTNGKGSPTEKPPTPIELVGNAGAGESNRSTLQSVISGVGELDLDKESLKKTEPSSKDKPYPDCPFLLLDVRDRDSYNQCHIVGAYSYPIATLSRTMNPYSNDILEYKNAHGKIIILYDDDERLASQAATTMCERGFENLFMLSGGLKVLAQKFPEGLITGSLPLNCQQTPNPGSVRKRSSTKVQTLCAENKWRFTPEDLKKIEYYLEEEQVPLETPGRLSRGNSSVRDLKVPGGSSSGRDIKATAVRSSQSLPTGNPASSLNPRSFSSGNLQSKPWK
- the CEP41 gene encoding centrosomal protein of 41 kDa isoform X1, with the translated sequence MSSRGHIGDPEFLTKRIPQNPKYQHVKTRLDTETVGDSELNSRGYEFRDVTSCLQQNYLLPKSSKTSVFLLGSSMTKYTEKLEEIKKNYRYKKDELFKRLKVTTFAQLVIQVASLSDQTLEVTAEEIQRLEDHNSALPIPNADNKTNGKGSPTEKPPTPIELVGNAGAGESNRSTLQSVISGVGELDLDKESLKKTEPSSKDKPYPDCPFLLLDVRDRDSYNQCHIVGAYSYPIATLSRTMNPYSNDILEYKNAHGKIIILYDDDERLASQAATTMCERGFENLFMLSGGLKVLAQKFPEGLITGSLPLNCQQTPNPGSVRKRSSTKVQTLCAENKWRFTPEDLKKIEYYLEEEQVPLETPGRLSRGNSSVRDLKVPGGSSSGRDIKATAVRSSQSLPTGNPASSLNPRSFSSGNLQSKPWK
- the CEP41 gene encoding centrosomal protein of 41 kDa isoform X2; the protein is MSSRGHIGDPEFLTKRIPQNPKYQHVKTRLDTGSSMTKYTEKLEEIKKNYRYKKDELFKRLKVTTFAQLVIQVASLSDQTLEVTAEEIQRLEDHNSALPIPNADNKTNGKGSPTEKPPTPIELVGNAGAGESNRSTLQSVISGVGELDLDKESLKKTEPSSKDKPYPDCPFLLLDVRDRDSYNQCHIVGAYSYPIATLSRTMNPYSNDILEYKNAHGKIIILYDDDERLASQAATTMCERGFENLFMLSGGLKVLAQKFPEGLITGSLPLNCQQTPNPGSVRKRSSTKVQTLCAENKWRFTPEDLKKIEYYLEEEQVPLETPGRLSRGNSSVRDLKVPGGSSSGRDIKATAVRSSQSLPTGNPASSLNPRSFSSGNLQSKPWK